The sequence below is a genomic window from Serratia nevei.
TCTAACCCATAATTGGCGCGGATTGTATTATAAGATGTCTTCGTTGGGCGCTTTATGTGCTGTTTTCTCGGAATTATCCTACTTATTTTTGATAGTATAAAAATGCCTACCCGGGTTTGCCACCGCTTTTCTGCAAAGTTGGCGCGTTTGGCCAGCTGTCAGGCGATTTGCGCAACGACTGCGTCATTTCGAAAATGTAATAATGTGATAGCTAATAATTAAAAAGTATTTTACTTCTCCAATAAGCACCGGGGCGGCTAATAAAAATCCGGTGGCTGGAAATATCCCGCCGGCCTGATTTGTCAGCCAAAGTAAACGTTTTTTACCTGGCTCCCGTCATGGCGATACACTTCTTCTTCTACAGTATTGAATGGATAAGCGATTGCGCTGTCTATGGTAGATATCTGCGTCCGGGCCGTGCGCCCGGCTTTATTTTGTCCCGCGGCGCCGTGGCGCGGCGGTCACCGGGGAGCTGGGCGGCTCCTGCGGTATAACCAGTGAGGAAAGAGCGAGGATGGTCAAGGTGGACAAGCGACGGCTGTTGGCGATGGGGCTGTGCCTGACGGCGTTTTCCGGCGCGGCGCTGGCGGATTCTCTGGATGCGCAACGTCAGCGCTACCAGCAGATCAAACAGGCGTGGGACGGCAATCAGATGGACGTGGTGGCGCAGCTGATGCCGACGCTGCGCGATTACCCGCTTTATCCTTACCTGGAATACCGCGAGCTGACGCAGGATCTGAGTCAGGCGGGGTTCTCCGAGGTGAACGACTTTATCAAACGCAACCCGACGCTGCCGCCGGCGAAATCACTGGCGCCGCGCTTCGTCAATGAGCTGGCGCGTCGCGAAGACTGGCGCACCCTGTTGGCCTTCAGCCCGCAGCCGCCCAAACCGGTGGCGGCGCGCTGCAACTATTACTACGCCAAGTGGGCCACCGGCGATCAGCAGGCGGCCTGGAGCGGCGCCGACGAACTGTGGCTGAACGGCAAAACGCTGCCGAGCGCTTGCGATCGGCTGTTCAGCGTCTGGCGCGGCGCGGGCAAGCAGACGCCGCTCGATATTCTGGCGCGCATGAAGCTGGCGCTGAAAGAGGGTAACAGTTCACTGGTCAGCAACCTCTACAGCCAACTGCCGGCCGACTACCAGACCATGGGCAACGCCCTGGTGCGCTTGCAAAACGATCCGACCACCGTGGAAGCCTTCGCCCGCAGCGTGGGGCCGACCGACTTTACCCGCGCCGCCACCGGCATCGCCTTTGAGCGCCTGGCGCGGCAGGATGTGGAAAACGCGCGGGCGATGATCCCGACGCTTGCGCGGCTGCAGAAAATGAGCGACGACGAGCGGCTGGGGCTGGAAGAGGCGGTGGCCTGGCGCCTGATGGGCAGCGATGCCACCTTTGAACAGGCGCAGTGGCGCGATCAGGTGATCCTGCGCAGCCGTTCGCCTTCGCTGCTGGAGCGCCGGGTGCGCATGGCGCTGGGTAACGGCGATCGGCAGGGCGTGGCGACCTGGCTGGCGCGCCTGCCGGAAGAGTCGCGCAACAAGGATGAGTGGCGCTACTGGCGCGCCAGTCAACTGATGGACGAAGGGAAACGCGCCGAAGGCGAGGAGATATTGCGTAACCTGATGACCGAACGCGGCTTCTATCCGATGGTGGCGGCGCAGAAGCTGAACGCCACTTATCCGGTGATGGTGGCGGTGGCGGCCAAGCCGCGCGCGTCGCTGACCGACGGGCCGGAAGTCGCCCGGGTGCGCGAGCTGATGTACTGGAATATGGACAACCTGGCC
It includes:
- the sltY gene encoding murein transglycosylase; amino-acid sequence: MVKVDKRRLLAMGLCLTAFSGAALADSLDAQRQRYQQIKQAWDGNQMDVVAQLMPTLRDYPLYPYLEYRELTQDLSQAGFSEVNDFIKRNPTLPPAKSLAPRFVNELARREDWRTLLAFSPQPPKPVAARCNYYYAKWATGDQQAAWSGADELWLNGKTLPSACDRLFSVWRGAGKQTPLDILARMKLALKEGNSSLVSNLYSQLPADYQTMGNALVRLQNDPTTVEAFARSVGPTDFTRAATGIAFERLARQDVENARAMIPTLARLQKMSDDERLGLEEAVAWRLMGSDATFEQAQWRDQVILRSRSPSLLERRVRMALGNGDRQGVATWLARLPEESRNKDEWRYWRASQLMDEGKRAEGEEILRNLMTERGFYPMVAAQKLNATYPVMVAVAAKPRASLTDGPEVARVRELMYWNMDNLARSEWGSYVASRSRPEQEALARYAFEQKWADLSVQATIVGKLWDHLEERFPVAWPQEFRRATDDKGITTSYAMAIARQESAWNPKAQSPVGASGLMQVMPRTAQHTVQMFNIPGYVGPSQLFDPQTNITIGTSYLESVYQQFGRNRILSTAAYNAGPSRVNTWLGNSAGRIDPVAFIESIPFSETRGYVKNVLAYDAFYRYLTHRPAKVLTDAEWQRRY